From the Nymphalis io chromosome 1, ilAglIoxx1.1, whole genome shotgun sequence genome, one window contains:
- the LOC126769380 gene encoding deoxynucleoside kinase isoform X1, whose protein sequence is MIKRKIYNFCFKVDRLLHKMNASNLKPFTVLVEGNIGSGKTTFLEHFQQFEDITLLTEPVEEWRNLKGWNLLDLMYKDPAKWAMTFQSYVTMTMLDMHRRPTSTPVKLMERSLYSARYCFVEHMMRNGTLHPAQFAVLDEWFRFIHREIPIDVDLIVYLKTTPQVVHDRIKKRARSEEQCVPLSYIEELHKLHEDWLVNRTFAECPAPVLMIDADLDLSQITEEYKKSEHQILKRAVDVVMQSPNKLSPKKPITSSAIKIVPQIRL, encoded by the exons ATGATAAAACgaaagatttataatttttgttttaaag tggATAGACTTTTACACAAAATGAACGCTTCCAATTTAAAGCCTTTTACTGTACTTGTGGAGGGTAATATTGGAAGCGGGAAAACAACATTTTTGGAGCATTTTCAACAATTTGAAGATATAACGCTACTAACTGAACCTGTTGAAGAATGGCGCAATCTGAAAGGGTGGAATCTTTTA GACTTGATGTATAAAGACCCTGCAAAGTGGGCAATGACCTTTCAGTCGTATGTTACAATGACTATGCTGGACATGCATCGCCGACCTACTTCTACCCCAGTAAAGCTTATGGAGAGATCGTTGTATAGCGCTAGATATTGCTTTGTTGAACATATGATGAGGAACGGTACTCTTCATCCCGCGCAGTTTGCTGTACTTGACGAGTGGTTCAGGTTTATTCATCGTGAGATACCTATTGATGTAGATCTAATCG tatACCTTAAGACGACACCACAAGTAGTTCATGATAGAATAAAGAAACGGGCCCGATCTGAGGAACAGTGTGTGCCATTATCCTATATAGAGgaattacataaattacatgAAGACTGGCTTGTTAATAGAACATTTGCTGAGTGTCCGGCACCT GTTTTAATGATTGATGCAGATTTGGATTTGTCCCAAATTACTGAAGAGTATAAAAAAAGTGAACACCAAATATTGAAACGAGCGGTAGATGTCGTCATGCAGTCACCTAACAAGCTGAGCCCAAAGAAACCAATAACAAGTTCTGCAATTAAGATAGTACCTCAAATAAGgctttaa
- the LOC126769380 gene encoding deoxynucleoside kinase isoform X2, whose product MNASNLKPFTVLVEGNIGSGKTTFLEHFQQFEDITLLTEPVEEWRNLKGWNLLDLMYKDPAKWAMTFQSYVTMTMLDMHRRPTSTPVKLMERSLYSARYCFVEHMMRNGTLHPAQFAVLDEWFRFIHREIPIDVDLIVYLKTTPQVVHDRIKKRARSEEQCVPLSYIEELHKLHEDWLVNRTFAECPAPVLMIDADLDLSQITEEYKKSEHQILKRAVDVVMQSPNKLSPKKPITSSAIKIVPQIRL is encoded by the exons ATGAACGCTTCCAATTTAAAGCCTTTTACTGTACTTGTGGAGGGTAATATTGGAAGCGGGAAAACAACATTTTTGGAGCATTTTCAACAATTTGAAGATATAACGCTACTAACTGAACCTGTTGAAGAATGGCGCAATCTGAAAGGGTGGAATCTTTTA GACTTGATGTATAAAGACCCTGCAAAGTGGGCAATGACCTTTCAGTCGTATGTTACAATGACTATGCTGGACATGCATCGCCGACCTACTTCTACCCCAGTAAAGCTTATGGAGAGATCGTTGTATAGCGCTAGATATTGCTTTGTTGAACATATGATGAGGAACGGTACTCTTCATCCCGCGCAGTTTGCTGTACTTGACGAGTGGTTCAGGTTTATTCATCGTGAGATACCTATTGATGTAGATCTAATCG tatACCTTAAGACGACACCACAAGTAGTTCATGATAGAATAAAGAAACGGGCCCGATCTGAGGAACAGTGTGTGCCATTATCCTATATAGAGgaattacataaattacatgAAGACTGGCTTGTTAATAGAACATTTGCTGAGTGTCCGGCACCT GTTTTAATGATTGATGCAGATTTGGATTTGTCCCAAATTACTGAAGAGTATAAAAAAAGTGAACACCAAATATTGAAACGAGCGGTAGATGTCGTCATGCAGTCACCTAACAAGCTGAGCCCAAAGAAACCAATAACAAGTTCTGCAATTAAGATAGTACCTCAAATAAGgctttaa